The Eubacteriaceae bacterium Marseille-Q4139 genome has a window encoding:
- a CDS encoding PHP domain-containing protein, with protein MKFIDLHVHSTASDGSFSPAEVAAAAEEKGLSAIALTDHDTTDGVDEALAAAENMEVEVIPGIEISCVYEGKEIHILGLCLDHKNKELLDFLKTTRQKRDSRNTEMLRAFQDGGFPLTWDDLLDGVPGTVVTRAHFARALLKKGCVSSVDQAFKKYLSPGCPYYRKKEDVTPKQAMEILRTARAFPALAHPCQYKFGWEKTEELIVYLKSLGMLGLECFHSSNNQAESARLRALADRHGLCVTGGSDFHGAAKPDISIGTGRGNLRVPAFYLDAIRLASFLTGL; from the coding sequence ATGAAATTCATTGATCTGCATGTGCATTCTACGGCTTCCGACGGCTCTTTTTCTCCGGCCGAGGTGGCGGCTGCTGCCGAGGAAAAGGGACTTTCGGCCATCGCCCTCACCGACCATGACACGACGGACGGCGTGGATGAGGCGCTGGCTGCGGCGGAAAACATGGAAGTGGAGGTCATCCCCGGGATTGAGATTTCCTGTGTCTATGAGGGAAAGGAAATCCATATCCTCGGCCTGTGCCTCGATCATAAAAACAAAGAACTTCTGGATTTTTTAAAGACAACCCGCCAAAAACGGGATAGCAGGAATACGGAAATGCTGCGGGCCTTCCAGGACGGCGGCTTCCCGCTCACCTGGGACGACCTGCTTGACGGCGTTCCCGGCACCGTCGTCACCAGGGCGCACTTTGCCCGCGCCCTCTTAAAAAAGGGCTGTGTCTCCTCCGTGGATCAGGCTTTTAAAAAATACCTGTCTCCCGGCTGCCCTTATTATAGGAAGAAAGAGGACGTGACGCCAAAGCAGGCCATGGAGATCCTGCGGACTGCCCGCGCTTTTCCGGCCCTTGCCCATCCCTGCCAGTATAAGTTCGGATGGGAAAAGACAGAGGAACTGATCGTCTATTTAAAATCCCTTGGCATGCTGGGGTTAGAGTGCTTCCACTCCTCCAACAACCAGGCGGAAAGCGCCAGACTGCGGGCCCTTGCTGACCGCCACGGCCTCTGTGTCACCGGCGGTTCCGATTTCCACGGCGCCGCCAAGCCGGATATCTCCATCGGAACAGGCCGCGGGAATTTACGCGTCCCGGCCTTCTACCTGGACGCCATCCGGCTCGCTTCCTTTCTCACCGGGCTTTAG
- a CDS encoding bifunctional precorrin-2 dehydrogenase/sirohydrochlorin ferrochelatase — translation MAYFPFFADIQGKEAVVVGGGKIACRRILSLLPFGCRVRVIAPEIGPELKAVLDEEKASGRLLWENKEYEERDLDACGRPAFVLAASGNLAVNEAVVLNCRARGIAVNDASKKENCDFYFPGLARRGGLVAGVTASGTDHKKAAALAAAVRKLLEDDVWAEENSLKPGEKGSEPDGVQVEGRDA, via the coding sequence ATGGCATATTTTCCATTTTTTGCGGATATTCAGGGAAAAGAGGCCGTCGTGGTCGGCGGCGGGAAGATTGCCTGCCGGCGGATTCTGTCGCTTCTTCCCTTTGGCTGCCGGGTCCGCGTCATTGCGCCGGAAATCGGGCCGGAATTGAAAGCTGTTTTGGACGAAGAGAAAGCGTCCGGCCGCCTCTTATGGGAGAACAAGGAATACGAAGAGCGGGATCTGGACGCATGCGGGCGCCCGGCCTTCGTGCTGGCGGCTTCCGGAAATCTGGCAGTCAACGAAGCTGTGGTTTTGAACTGCCGTGCCCGCGGCATTGCCGTCAACGACGCCTCGAAAAAGGAAAACTGCGATTTTTATTTTCCCGGCCTGGCGCGAAGGGGCGGGCTGGTGGCTGGCGTCACGGCTTCGGGAACCGATCATAAAAAAGCGGCCGCCCTGGCAGCGGCCGTGAGAAAGCTTCTGGAAGACGATGTATGGGCCGAAGAAAACAGCCTAAAGCCCGGTGAGAAAGGAAGCGAGCCGGATGGCGTCCAGGTAGAAGGCCGGGACGCGTAA
- a CDS encoding P1 family peptidase, with amino-acid sequence MKKRIRDYGIIIGRHETGPLNKLTDVPGVTVGHCTVDTEEHKTGVTVILPCRDNMFEKKLTAAAFVHNGFGKTAGTLQIEELGTLETPIALTNTLNVGLVHDAMVDYMTERCRNEGIEVKSLNPVVGECNDSNLNNIAERAVTKEHVFEAIRAAASDFAEGDVGAGKGTVCFGMKGGIGSASRLVKIGGETFTVGVLVQSNFGSTRNFVLDGKPLGDILAARIEDIKKDEGSIMMVVGTDLPVSDRQLKRLIRRCGVGLSRCGSFMGHGSGDIMLGFTTANRIPQDEPFVEIRQVGEEYLNDAFEAVAEATEEAILNSLSMADTVTGYNGNTRYCLTDLYLKDL; translated from the coding sequence ATGAAAAAAAGAATCCGCGATTACGGCATCATCATTGGAAGGCATGAGACAGGGCCATTAAACAAGCTGACGGATGTGCCCGGCGTTACGGTGGGCCACTGCACTGTGGACACGGAAGAACATAAGACGGGCGTCACCGTCATCCTTCCGTGCCGCGACAACATGTTTGAAAAGAAGCTGACGGCGGCGGCCTTCGTCCACAACGGCTTCGGGAAGACGGCCGGCACGCTCCAGATCGAGGAGCTTGGGACGTTAGAGACGCCAATTGCCCTGACGAATACGTTAAATGTGGGGCTTGTCCACGATGCGATGGTTGATTACATGACAGAGCGGTGCAGGAACGAGGGGATCGAGGTGAAATCCTTAAACCCGGTGGTCGGCGAATGCAACGATTCAAACCTGAACAACATCGCAGAGCGCGCTGTGACAAAGGAGCACGTTTTTGAGGCCATCCGCGCGGCAGCGTCGGATTTTGCCGAGGGAGACGTGGGCGCCGGAAAGGGCACGGTCTGCTTCGGCATGAAGGGCGGCATCGGCTCTGCCTCCCGGCTGGTAAAAATAGGCGGCGAGACTTTCACCGTCGGCGTCCTTGTCCAGTCAAACTTCGGAAGCACGCGGAATTTCGTCCTGGACGGAAAGCCGCTGGGCGATATTCTGGCGGCGCGTATTGAGGATATCAAAAAGGACGAGGGCTCCATCATGATGGTGGTCGGCACGGATCTTCCCGTAAGCGACCGCCAGTTAAAGCGGCTGATCCGCCGGTGCGGTGTCGGACTCTCTCGGTGCGGTTCGTTCATGGGCCACGGAAGCGGCGACATCATGCTTGGCTTTACGACGGCCAACCGGATTCCCCAGGATGAGCCGTTTGTCGAGATCCGCCAGGTGGGAGAAGAGTATTTAAACGACGCCTTTGAGGCCGTGGCAGAGGCCACGGAAGAAGCCATTTTAAATTCCCTTTCCATGGCAGATACGGTGACCGGGTATAACGGGAATACGAGATACTGCCTGACCGACCTGTATTTAAAGGACTTATAA
- a CDS encoding polya polymerase, whose translation MKLKNITNLDKFFDVISQCDGAVELSLPEGGSVNLKSKLSQYVSMATVFSNGHIHELNLTTHDPKDSERLVRYMYQGC comes from the coding sequence ATGAAACTGAAAAACATTACAAATCTCGATAAATTTTTTGATGTCATCAGCCAGTGTGACGGCGCCGTTGAGCTGAGCCTTCCCGAGGGCGGCTCCGTGAACTTAAAATCCAAGCTGTCCCAGTATGTTTCCATGGCAACGGTCTTTTCTAACGGCCATATCCATGAGCTGAATCTGACTACGCACGATCCGAAAGACTCGGAGCGCCTGGTTCGCTACATGTACCAGGGCTGTTAA
- a CDS encoding alanyl-tRNA editing protein, which translates to MKKLYYDSAYQKEFTAAVLSCQEGKKGYEIILDQTAFYPEGGGQPADTGILGGVRVLDVHEKNGQIIHTTDGPLKEGTTVSGTIDWDRRFLHMQEHSGEHIVSGLIHARFGYDNVGFHMGSEEVTIDFNGILEWEDLLEVEREANAIIYDNREVYAGFPPKEELETLDYRSKKELTGDIRIVKIPGGDVCACCGTHVARTGEIGIVKFTSMIHYKGGVRIGLLCGSRALMDYEKKRDGLQKIAVLLSARPEEAFSAVERLKEELGNAQMRIGALCRSLIEEKVSAMEEGSGRLFVCEPDFEPVPLRQMVNAMLEKKKGDTVLGLAKNGENGYFYVLGSLENDMRPLTKELNGLLHGRGGGSMQMTQGTFYGAYEDVCAVLKEKGFNSPGTCSEPGAPSLSDRA; encoded by the coding sequence ATGAAAAAATTGTATTACGATTCAGCATATCAGAAGGAGTTTACGGCGGCCGTCCTTTCCTGTCAGGAGGGGAAAAAGGGATATGAGATCATTCTGGATCAGACGGCCTTTTACCCGGAGGGCGGCGGCCAGCCGGCAGATACAGGCATCCTGGGCGGCGTCCGTGTCCTGGATGTCCATGAAAAAAACGGGCAGATCATCCATACAACGGACGGGCCGTTGAAAGAGGGAACTACCGTATCCGGTACTATCGATTGGGACAGGCGGTTTTTGCACATGCAGGAGCATTCCGGCGAACACATCGTTTCCGGCCTGATCCATGCCAGGTTCGGTTATGACAACGTGGGCTTTCACATGGGAAGCGAGGAAGTCACCATCGACTTCAACGGCATTCTGGAATGGGAGGACCTTCTTGAAGTAGAGCGGGAGGCCAACGCCATCATCTACGACAACCGGGAGGTTTACGCCGGGTTCCCGCCGAAGGAAGAACTGGAAACCCTCGATTACAGGAGCAAAAAAGAGCTTACCGGCGATATCCGGATCGTAAAAATCCCCGGCGGCGACGTCTGCGCCTGCTGCGGCACCCATGTGGCGCGTACCGGGGAGATCGGGATCGTCAAATTCACGTCCATGATCCATTACAAAGGCGGCGTGCGGATCGGTCTGCTCTGCGGCAGCCGGGCCCTTATGGATTATGAGAAAAAAAGGGACGGGCTCCAGAAAATCGCCGTGCTGTTATCGGCCAGGCCGGAGGAGGCCTTCTCTGCCGTGGAGCGGTTAAAGGAAGAGCTTGGGAATGCTCAGATGCGGATCGGGGCGCTCTGCCGGAGCCTGATTGAGGAAAAGGTGTCGGCCATGGAAGAGGGGAGCGGCCGTCTTTTCGTCTGTGAGCCGGATTTTGAGCCGGTGCCCTTAAGGCAGATGGTCAATGCGATGCTGGAAAAAAAGAAAGGCGATACGGTGCTCGGCCTTGCGAAAAACGGGGAGAACGGCTATTTTTATGTGCTGGGGAGCCTTGAAAACGACATGCGCCCCCTCACAAAGGAGTTAAACGGTCTCCTTCACGGAAGAGGGGGCGGCAGCATGCAGATGACGCAGGGCACCTTCTATGGAGCGTATGAGGATGTCTGCGCCGTCTTAAAAGAGAAAGGGTTTAACAGCCCTGGTACATGTAGCGAACCAGGCGCTCCGAGTCTTTCGGATCGTGCGTAG
- a CDS encoding S9 family peptidase, with amino-acid sequence MKRIGIDDFTYYNYPTCMVSSPDGAHAALAVVNANVKDNRYDSCLWIYTMADGSVRKLTGGKKERNFIWLDEKTLLFTSDREKSYAEKVKNGEDWTCFYKISICGGEAQFAFAVPYKVSKMKLAGNKLVMSIKYDYNKPDFASLEGEEKEAAAKAWKEEKDYEVFDELPFWANGQGVVNKIRTRLAVYDMETGKAEIVSREYENVEGYWVEEGDKVLYISSLYTDKKDVYQGLMQYTISSGKLETLVEQKDMSIDYACILGGKVTFFGSYMKDFGFNENDKLYTVENGVVTLLSDYDDSIRNTMSCDCKFADGAGFVHDDKYIYFLSTVRKQTVLRCFDAAGNLKTLIDRQGSIHTIDVCGDTIYFTGMRDMGLTECYSFDGKEEKKLTSFNDALLAERSVCPVEEFTFTYKGIELDGYVMKPVDYDPNKTYPGILTIHGGPRATFGPTFFHENEVFANAGYFVFFTNPLGSDGRGNVFADITGKHGTIDFEHCMAVTDEVLKRYPQIDEKRLGVMGGSYGGFMTNWVIGNTDRFAAAVSQRSISNWISKCMTTDIGYYFNMDQIHADPWNTPDKMWFHSPLKYANKAKTPTLFIQSDEDYRCWMGDALQMFSALRYFGVETRLCLFHGENHELSRSGKPTHRIRRMTEMMNWFEKYLK; translated from the coding sequence ATGAAAAGAATTGGCATCGACGATTTTACTTACTACAATTACCCGACCTGCATGGTATCGTCTCCCGACGGCGCCCACGCGGCTCTGGCCGTTGTGAACGCAAACGTAAAGGACAACCGCTATGATTCCTGCCTGTGGATTTACACTATGGCAGACGGATCCGTGAGGAAACTGACGGGCGGGAAGAAGGAGAGAAATTTCATCTGGCTGGATGAGAAGACCCTTCTTTTCACGTCTGACCGGGAGAAATCCTATGCGGAAAAGGTGAAAAACGGCGAGGACTGGACCTGCTTTTATAAAATTTCCATCTGCGGCGGCGAGGCGCAGTTCGCATTTGCCGTACCGTATAAGGTTTCCAAGATGAAACTGGCCGGAAACAAGCTTGTCATGAGCATCAAATACGACTACAACAAGCCGGATTTCGCTTCCTTAGAGGGCGAAGAGAAGGAAGCTGCCGCAAAGGCATGGAAGGAAGAGAAGGACTATGAGGTCTTCGATGAGCTTCCCTTCTGGGCCAACGGGCAGGGCGTTGTCAACAAGATCCGTACACGCCTGGCCGTTTATGACATGGAGACGGGAAAAGCCGAAATCGTGAGCCGGGAATACGAGAATGTGGAAGGCTACTGGGTAGAAGAGGGCGATAAGGTTCTCTATATCTCCAGCCTCTACACCGACAAAAAGGATGTTTACCAGGGCCTCATGCAGTACACGATTTCTTCCGGAAAACTGGAGACACTCGTGGAACAGAAGGACATGAGCATCGACTACGCCTGCATCCTCGGCGGAAAGGTGACGTTCTTCGGCTCCTACATGAAGGACTTCGGCTTCAACGAAAACGACAAGCTCTATACGGTGGAAAACGGCGTTGTAACGCTCCTTTCCGACTACGACGACAGCATCCGCAACACCATGAGCTGCGACTGCAAGTTTGCTGACGGCGCCGGCTTTGTCCATGATGACAAGTACATCTACTTCCTCTCCACCGTGAGAAAGCAGACGGTTCTGCGCTGCTTTGATGCGGCCGGAAACCTTAAGACCCTGATCGACAGGCAGGGCAGCATCCACACCATCGACGTCTGCGGCGACACCATCTACTTCACCGGCATGCGCGATATGGGCCTTACGGAGTGTTACAGCTTCGACGGGAAAGAAGAGAAGAAGCTCACCTCCTTCAACGACGCGCTCCTTGCAGAGAGAAGCGTCTGCCCGGTTGAGGAGTTTACCTTTACCTATAAGGGCATTGAGCTGGACGGCTATGTGATGAAGCCGGTGGACTATGATCCGAACAAGACGTATCCCGGCATCCTAACGATCCACGGCGGCCCGAGAGCCACCTTCGGCCCCACCTTCTTCCATGAGAATGAGGTGTTTGCAAACGCCGGCTATTTCGTATTCTTCACGAACCCGCTCGGAAGCGACGGCCGCGGCAATGTTTTTGCCGACATTACCGGAAAGCACGGCACCATCGACTTTGAGCACTGCATGGCCGTGACCGACGAAGTGCTGAAGCGGTACCCGCAGATCGACGAGAAGCGCCTTGGCGTCATGGGCGGAAGCTACGGCGGCTTCATGACAAACTGGGTCATCGGAAATACCGACCGTTTTGCGGCCGCTGTCTCCCAGAGAAGCATTTCCAACTGGATCTCCAAGTGCATGACGACGGATATCGGCTACTACTTCAACATGGATCAGATCCATGCCGACCCGTGGAACACGCCGGATAAGATGTGGTTCCATTCGCCGCTCAAATACGCCAACAAGGCAAAGACGCCGACCTTGTTCATCCAGTCCGACGAGGACTACCGCTGCTGGATGGGCGATGCGCTCCAGATGTTCAGTGCGCTCCGCTACTTCGGCGTGGAGACGAGGCTCTGCCTGTTCCACGGCGAGAACCATGAGCTGTCCCGCTCCGGAAAGCCGACCCACCGGATCCGCAGGATGACGGAGATGATGAACTGGTTTGAGAAATATCTGAAATAA
- a CDS encoding dipeptide ABC transporter ATP-binding protein — MADTILEVKHLKKYFNTPKGTLHAVDDVSFTLERGKTLGIVGESGCGKSTTGRAILRLIEPTSGEVIFNGEDIVKKNKEEMRLLRREMQLIFQDPYASLDPRKTVSEIIGEPLKLQKLVPDKNERAKRVHELMEVVGLADRLVNTYPHELDGGRRQRIGIARALAMEPKLIICDEPVSALDVSIQAQILNLMQDLQEKMGLTYIFITHDLSVVNHFANDIAVMYLGQLIEKAPSEMLFDRPTHPYTQALLSAIPVPSLKKRRERIILKGEISSPINPKPGCRFAARCPYATDRCRSEEPKLVEIEKGHFVACHLTEGK; from the coding sequence ATGGCAGATACGATCCTTGAAGTAAAACACTTAAAAAAATATTTCAATACCCCGAAGGGGACGCTTCATGCCGTCGATGATGTCAGCTTCACTCTGGAGAGAGGAAAGACACTGGGAATCGTAGGCGAGTCCGGCTGCGGAAAATCCACCACGGGCCGCGCCATCTTACGTCTCATCGAGCCCACCTCCGGCGAGGTCATCTTTAACGGCGAGGACATCGTAAAAAAGAATAAAGAAGAGATGCGCCTCTTAAGACGGGAGATGCAGCTCATTTTCCAGGATCCCTACGCATCGCTGGATCCGAGAAAAACCGTCAGCGAGATCATCGGCGAGCCCTTGAAGCTCCAGAAGCTGGTTCCGGATAAAAATGAACGGGCAAAGCGCGTCCATGAGTTAATGGAAGTCGTCGGCCTTGCGGACCGCCTTGTGAACACCTACCCGCATGAGCTGGACGGCGGAAGAAGGCAGCGTATCGGCATTGCCCGCGCCCTTGCCATGGAGCCGAAGCTCATCATCTGCGACGAGCCGGTATCGGCCCTTGACGTGTCTATCCAGGCACAGATCTTAAACCTGATGCAGGATCTTCAGGAGAAGATGGGCCTTACGTATATCTTCATCACCCATGACCTTTCGGTCGTGAACCATTTTGCCAACGATATCGCCGTTATGTATCTTGGCCAGCTCATCGAGAAAGCGCCGTCGGAAATGCTGTTCGACCGTCCGACCCATCCTTATACCCAGGCGCTTTTATCGGCCATCCCTGTGCCGAGCTTAAAAAAGCGGCGTGAGCGGATCATCTTAAAGGGCGAGATTTCGTCCCCGATCAACCCGAAGCCGGGCTGCCGGTTCGCGGCCAGATGCCCGTATGCGACTGACAGGTGCAGAAGCGAGGAGCCGAAGCTTGTGGAGATCGAGAAGGGTCATTTTGTGGCATGTCATCTGACAGAAGGCAAGTAA
- a CDS encoding ABC transporter ATP-binding protein — protein MKEIREDTDVAEENKKDLILDIKDLVIHYETEDGVVEAVNGLDIQLEHGKTLGLVGETGSGKTTTALSILRLVPDPPGVIKNGSIILDGKDILNMPTKELEHIRGNLVSMIFQDPMTSLNPVLTVGEQIAEVIALHENISEKEAAQKAGDMLEVVGIPRERYGEYPHQFSGGMKQRVVIAMALACNPKLLLADEPTTALDVTIQAQVLETMKQLREKYGSAMIMITHDLGIIAEVCDEVSVVYAGQIVEHGTLEDIFERTLHPYTEGLFGSLPNIEDRKERLQPIPGLMPDPTMLPKGCCFAPRCKYCTESCKAARPEKKWVSDTHYVRCSRYDEPDFKIERSEQ, from the coding sequence ATTAAAGAAATAAGGGAGGATACCGACGTGGCAGAAGAGAACAAGAAGGACTTAATCCTTGACATAAAAGATCTGGTCATCCACTATGAGACGGAAGACGGCGTTGTGGAGGCCGTAAACGGGCTGGATATCCAGCTTGAACATGGAAAAACCCTGGGCCTCGTAGGCGAGACCGGCTCCGGGAAGACGACGACGGCCCTTTCCATTTTAAGGCTTGTGCCGGACCCGCCGGGAGTCATCAAAAACGGCTCTATCATCCTGGACGGCAAAGACATTTTAAACATGCCCACAAAAGAGCTGGAGCACATCCGCGGAAACCTGGTATCCATGATTTTCCAGGATCCCATGACCTCCTTAAACCCGGTGCTTACGGTCGGCGAGCAGATTGCCGAGGTCATTGCGCTCCATGAAAACATCAGTGAAAAGGAAGCGGCCCAGAAGGCCGGCGATATGTTGGAGGTCGTTGGAATCCCGAGAGAGCGCTACGGCGAATATCCGCATCAGTTCTCCGGCGGAATGAAGCAGCGTGTCGTCATCGCCATGGCGCTGGCCTGCAACCCGAAGCTCCTTTTAGCCGACGAGCCGACGACGGCTCTCGACGTGACGATCCAGGCGCAGGTTCTGGAAACCATGAAGCAGCTCCGTGAAAAATACGGCTCCGCCATGATTATGATTACCCATGACCTTGGAATCATCGCCGAGGTCTGTGACGAGGTTTCCGTCGTCTATGCCGGCCAGATTGTCGAGCACGGAACGCTGGAAGACATTTTCGAGCGGACGCTCCATCCCTACACCGAGGGGCTTTTCGGCTCCCTTCCGAACATTGAGGACAGGAAAGAACGTCTCCAGCCGATCCCGGGCCTGATGCCCGACCCGACGATGCTGCCGAAGGGCTGCTGCTTCGCGCCGCGGTGCAAATACTGTACGGAAAGCTGCAAGGCGGCCCGTCCGGAAAAGAAGTGGGTCAGCGATACCCATTATGTGCGCTGCTCAAGATATGACGAACCGGATTTCAAAATCGAAAGGAGTGAGCAGTAA
- a CDS encoding ABC transporter permease → MEDGAVQVKKRSQFQETWRRLKKNRMAMLGLFVITLLILVSIFADFIFDYNDVVIKQDTSIRLEGPSSEHWLGTDEFGRDILARLVHGSRVSLSVGVVAVTISLLIGGTLGAIAGFYGGKVDNVIMRFMDILLAVPSLLLSITIVSALGPSLINLMLAIGISSVPSYARIVRASVLTVKDQEFVEAARCIGANNFEIITSHIIPNCMAPIIVQVSLKVASAILSTSGLSFLGLGVKAPTPEWGAMLSGGRSYLRNAPHLCIFPGIAIIITILSLNLLGDGLRDALDPKLKK, encoded by the coding sequence ATGGAGGACGGCGCGGTTCAGGTAAAGAAGCGCAGCCAGTTCCAGGAAACATGGCGCCGGCTGAAAAAGAACAGGATGGCAATGCTTGGCCTATTTGTCATCACTCTTTTAATCCTGGTTTCAATCTTTGCAGATTTCATTTTTGACTATAACGATGTGGTAATCAAGCAGGATACGTCGATCCGCCTGGAAGGCCCGAGTAGCGAGCACTGGCTCGGAACCGATGAATTTGGCCGCGATATCCTGGCACGTCTCGTCCATGGATCCAGAGTTTCCTTAAGCGTAGGCGTTGTGGCCGTTACGATTTCCCTTTTGATCGGCGGTACCCTTGGTGCCATCGCAGGTTTCTACGGCGGTAAGGTGGATAATGTCATCATGAGGTTTATGGACATCCTTCTGGCGGTGCCAAGCCTTCTTCTTTCCATTACCATCGTATCAGCCCTCGGGCCGAGCTTAATCAACCTGATGTTAGCCATCGGAATTTCCTCGGTGCCGAGCTATGCCAGAATTGTGCGCGCTTCGGTTCTTACCGTAAAGGATCAGGAGTTCGTGGAGGCGGCCAGATGTATCGGAGCCAACAACTTCGAGATTATCACGTCCCACATCATCCCGAACTGTATGGCACCGATCATCGTACAGGTATCCTTAAAGGTAGCATCGGCGATCCTTTCCACATCAGGCTTAAGCTTCCTCGGACTTGGCGTGAAGGCGCCGACACCGGAGTGGGGCGCCATGCTGTCGGGAGGCCGTTCCTATCTGAGGAATGCGCCGCATCTGTGCATTTTCCCGGGTATTGCGATCATCATCACGATCCTGTCCTTAAACCTTCTCGGCGACGGACTGCGGGATGCGCTTGACCCGAAATTAAAGAAATAA
- a CDS encoding ABC transporter permease has protein sequence MSRYILKRLVMLIPVLIGVTFMVYFILSLSPGDTAAIVAGEGADAETIEAVRKDLGLDKPVIVQYGRYMWDLLHGDMGQSYQTKRDVFSTIMSAFPNTAKLAFWSILVAVGIALPIGIVSATRQYSAVDNVGMVAALLGVATPNFWLGLMLIILFSLNLRWLPSGGMGGWKNYIMPAITLGTGDAALITRMTRSSMLEVIRQDYIRTARAKGVPEKRVIRHHALKNALIPVVTVIGLQFGSLLGGATLTETVFAWPGLGRLLVDSIKSKDAPLVLGGVITLTITFSIINLLVDILYAFIDPRIKAQYKRK, from the coding sequence ATGAGCAGATATATTTTGAAGAGATTGGTAATGCTGATCCCTGTTCTGATTGGCGTTACCTTTATGGTTTACTTCATCCTGAGCCTGTCGCCGGGCGATACCGCGGCCATTGTGGCAGGCGAGGGCGCAGACGCGGAGACGATTGAAGCCGTCCGCAAGGACCTTGGCCTGGATAAGCCGGTCATCGTCCAGTACGGCAGATACATGTGGGATCTTCTCCACGGCGACATGGGACAGTCCTATCAGACAAAACGAGATGTATTTTCCACCATCATGTCTGCATTCCCCAATACGGCAAAGCTGGCATTCTGGTCGATCCTTGTGGCCGTCGGGATCGCGCTCCCAATCGGTATCGTCAGCGCTACGAGACAGTACAGCGCAGTTGACAACGTGGGAATGGTAGCAGCCCTTTTAGGCGTTGCAACGCCGAACTTCTGGCTCGGGCTCATGTTAATCATTCTGTTCTCCTTAAATCTTCGCTGGCTGCCGTCCGGCGGTATGGGCGGATGGAAAAACTACATCATGCCGGCCATTACCCTGGGAACCGGCGATGCTGCCTTAATCACACGTATGACGCGTTCCTCCATGCTGGAGGTTATCCGTCAGGACTACATCCGTACAGCCCGTGCAAAGGGCGTGCCGGAGAAGCGGGTGATCCGCCATCATGCGCTTAAAAATGCACTGATCCCTGTTGTCACCGTTATCGGCCTCCAGTTCGGCTCCCTTTTAGGCGGCGCCACCCTGACAGAGACCGTATTTGCGTGGCCGGGACTTGGCCGTCTCCTGGTAGATTCCATCAAGAGCAAGGACGCGCCTCTGGTTCTCGGCGGTGTTATTACGCTGACCATCACCTTCAGTATTATCAACCTGCTGGTCGATATCCTCTATGCATTCATCGACCCGCGGATCAAAGCGCAGTATAAGAGAAAGTAA